One region of Trachemys scripta elegans isolate TJP31775 chromosome 8, CAS_Tse_1.0, whole genome shotgun sequence genomic DNA includes:
- the LOC117881790 gene encoding toll-like receptor 2 has protein sequence MHITQLFVVILLIGLKLSEVVGDCSFNKSQSHCTCSLLDLENGGNLFQCLPAFVFELRGGNLEKYVGFASRTVNQQVLDILQTLQVTKIVFGDLLVPEVLLAAVMKFTYNMHITDIEFESCTFLGNASWFQMDRLNLPVSSLRFHNVTSASLAERDKDFAHLSRWLETLQNLTVTQSQVTYIPCSIGKVFRTLRYLDVSENHLQDQSMRPSFCQGAFPQLQVLKLHRNNLSSFYTMCEMLHQLEKLVHLDLSQNDLLAIPSSSCQWQPSLRILNLSTTGLDHIALPLPPNVEVLDVSSNKLHALDLALPFLKKLHLSNNRLHAVPSAKNYPALEVLSLDGNLISYLPRDELQSLRHLQSLRAGRNLYNCSCAGASEIQALASMESLMPDWPQDYTCESPSHYQGTLVKNVPASVLQCNKAIVIIPVTVLLVLSCLAGIICFARHKTRSG, from the coding sequence ATGCACATCACTCAGCTGTTTGTGGTAATCCTGCTCATAGGATTGAAACTCTCTGAGGTAGTAGGTGACTGCTCCTTCAATAAGTCCCAAAGTCACTGCACCTGCTCTCTTTTGGATCTGGAAAATGGGGGAAACCTCTTTCAGTGCTTACCTGCCTTTGTCTTTGAGCTTCGAGGAGGAAACTTGGAGAAATATGTAGGTTTTGCATCAAGAACAGTAAATCAACAGGTGCTCGACAttctgcagacgctgcaggtgaCCAAGATTGTCTTTGGAGATCTCCTAGTGCCGGAAGTTCTCTTGGCAGCCGTCATGAAGTTCACTTACAACATGCATATTACAGATATCGAGTTTGAAAGCTGCACTTTCCTTGGAAATGCCAGCTGGTTCCAGATGGACAGGTTGAATCTACCTGTCTCCTCATTACGCTTTCATAATGTGACCTCTGCCTCCCTGGCTGAGAGAGACAAAGACTTTGCCCACCTGAGTAGGTGGCTGGAGACCTTGCAGAATCTGACTGTGACACAGTCTCAGGTCACCTACATTCCATGCAGCATTGGCAAGGTTTTCAGAACCTTACGCTATCTGGATGTGTCAGAAAACCACCTCCAGGACCAGAGCATGAGGCCTTCGTTTTGCCAGGGGGCTTTCCCACAACTCCAAGTATTAAAACTCCATCGCAACAATCTGAGCTCCTTCTACACCATGTGTGAAATGCTGCACCAGCTGGAGAAGCTCGTCCACTTAGACCTGAGTCAGAATGACCTCCTGGCTATCCCCTCCTCCTCATGTCAGTGGCAGCCATCCCTCCGCATCCTCAACTTGTCCACCACAGGCTTAGATCACAtcgccctgcctctgccccccaaTGTTGAAGTATTAGATGTGAGTTCCAATAAGCTTCATGCTCTAGACCTTGCACTCCCCTTCCTGAAGAAACTCCACCTGTCCAATAACAGGCTGCATGCTGTCCCCTCAGCCAAAAACTATCCTGCTTTAGAAGTCCTCAGTCTAGATGGAAACCTGATCTCATACCTCCCAAGGGATGAGCTGCAGTCTCTGAGACACCTGCAGAGCCTAAGGGCAGGTCGGAATCTCTACAACTGTTCATGTGCGGGTGCCAGTGAGATCCAGGCCTTGGCGAGCATGGAGTCTTTGATGCCCGACTGGCCTCAGGACTACACATGTGAATCCCCATCTCATTACCAGGGCACCCTGGTGAAGAATGTGCCTGCTTCAGTGCTGCAGTGCAACAAAGCCATTGTGATAATTCCTGTCACTGTACTTCTTGTACTGAGCTGTTTGGCTGGGATCATTTGCTTTGCCAGACATAAAACACGGTCTGGCTAA
- the TMCO6 gene encoding transmembrane and coiled-coil domain-containing protein 6 isoform X2, with amino-acid sequence MWSRRSCRYRPDASGLEELRARRREQESALRKARRQQQLVSKRLLREDSLVNGDGQAGVEIAVEPLSEQEILQLLRNVQRGTEERKKLLSRLRQGLQHKETQQKFVRLEGSMRVLIGLFTSSLANVQMEAARCLHELSHSCDPAVAEACLPATSYLLTYLSGHSVEFTELCLYTLGNLAVESDAVRKQLLPQGIIPALASCIQSPHVAVLEGLGYVLSQLLQAREAPTKIIPLVLDSVLPQHMLQLVSSNLELGMGVAVEFAWCLHYIVCSHVNNTLLISQGIVSTLVLLLLELASVMSKAATEGLELLICPVLRCLSNLLAEDETEGCKVQIQDERLLVALFLFMQYFLQQHPFLVQECLWLLNNLTADEPIFCSAVLTMDLLPALLQLLSCSRMVTLLALTVLCNIAEKGPAYCYQLHQKAVLPSLLSTLALSDAQVVGQSLELLHLLFLHLPEAADDFLSQAGLQALEQHQDNPQLQERVRALSETYLQPAAASLISCAGASAAVLPSS; translated from the exons ATGTGgagccggaggagctgccggtaCCGGCCCGATGCCAGCGGCCTGGAGGAGCTGCGGGCCCGCCGGcgggagcaggagtcag CTCTGAGGAAGGCCCGGAGGCAGCAGCAGTTGGTCAGTAAGAGACTTCTGCGGGAAGACAGCCTGGTGAATGGAGATGGGCAGGCTGGAGTGGAGATAGCAGTAGAACCTCTGTCTGAGCAGGAG ATTTTGCAGCTGCTGAGGAATGTCCAGAGGGGaacagaggagaggaagaaattGTTGAGTCGCCTTCGACAGGGACTGCAGCACAAAGAGACGCAGCAGAAATTTGtcag GTTGGAGGGCAGCATGCGGGTCCTAATCGGGCTCTTCACCAGCAGCTTGGCCAACGTACAGATGGAGGCAGCTCGCTGTCTGCACGAACTCTCACACTCCTGTGACCCTGCTGTGGCTGAGGCGTGTTTGCCAGCAACCTCCTATCTCCTGACCTATCTCTCAGGACACAGTGTAGAATTCACA GAGCTGTGTTTGTACACGCTGGGGAACTTGGCAGTGGAGAGTGACGCAGTGAGGAAGCAGCTTTTACCTCAAGGCATTATTCCAGCCCTAGCATCCTGTATCCAG TCCCCTCATGTGGCAGTGCTGGAAGGCCTGGGCTACGTCCTGTCGCAGCTCCTGCAGGCCAGGGAAGCTCCCACCAAGATTATACC cttGGTTCTGGACTCGGTTCTCCCCCAGCACATGCTTCAATTGGTTAGCTCCAAcctggagctgggaatgggagtcGCCGTGGAGTTTGCTTGGTGTCTTCATTACATTGTGTGTAG CCATGTGAACAACACGCTGTTAATCTCCCAGGGGATCGTGTCAACCCTGGTGCTGCTCTTGCTAGAACTGGCTTCCGTGATGTCAAAAGCAGCTACTGAGGGCCTGGAGTTG CTTATCTGTCCCGTGCTGCGGTGTCTCAGCAACCTGCTTGCGGAGGATGAGACAGAGGGCTGCAAAGTGCAGATCCAGGATGAGCGCCTCTTGGTGGCTTTGTTTCTCTTCATGCAGTACTTCCTCCAGCAGCACCCGTTCCTAGTGCAGGAGTGTCTCTGGCTTCTCAACAACCTCACAG CTGATGAGCCCATCTTCTGCTCTGCTGTGCTCACAATGGacctgctcccagccctcctgCAGCTCTTGTCCTGTTCCCGGATGGTGACCCTGCTG GCTCTGACTGTGCTGTGTAACATTGCCGAGAAAGGCCCTGCCTACTGCTACCAGCTGCACCAGAAGGCTGTGCTGCCCTCGCTGCTCAGCACCCTTGCTCTTTCCGATGCCCAGGTGGTGGGCCAGAGTCTAGAGCTGCTACATCTCCTCTTCCTGCACCTGCCAGAG GCTGCTGACGACTTTCTCAGCCAAGCAGGACTGCAGGCCCTAGAACAGCACCAGGACAACCCCCAACTCCAGGAGCGAGTGAGGGCACTCAGTGAGACATAcctccagccagctgcagcctcTCTGATCTCCTGTGCCGGTGCCTCAGCTGCTGTACTGCCCTCCTCCTAG
- the NDUFA2 gene encoding NADH dehydrogenase [ubiquinone] 1 alpha subcomplex subunit 2, protein MAAAAAVRSIGSGLGRSLKELRIHLCQRSPGSQGTRDFIEQHYVTLKKANPDFPILIRECSDVQPKLWARYEFGRESCVPLNNLNVDQVAKALENIVHSKT, encoded by the exons ATGGCGGCGGCAGCGGCTGTGCGGAGTATCGGGAGCGGTCTGGGCCGGAGCCTCAAGGAGCTTCGGATCCACCTGTGTCAGCGCTCGCCGGGCAGCCAGGGCACCAG AGACTTCATTGAACAGCACTATGTGACTCTGAAGAAGGCAAACCCGGATTTCCCCATCCTGATTCGGGAGTGCTCTGATGTGCAGCCTAAGCTCTGGGCTCGATACG agtTCGGCAGAGAGAGTTGCGTGCCACTGAATAATCTCAATGTGGATCAAGTGGCCAAGGCCCTGGAGAACATTGTTCACAGCAAAACATGA
- the TMCO6 gene encoding transmembrane and coiled-coil domain-containing protein 6 isoform X4, producing MPAAWRSCGPAGGSRSQVRARQSRRAEALGTGLGPAGASLGGSGSGALRKARRQQQLVSKRLLREDSLVNGDGQAGVEIAVEPLSEQEILQLLRNVQRGTEERKKLLSRLRQGLQHKETQQKFVRLEGSMRVLIGLFTSSLANVQMEAARCLHELSHSCDPAVAEACLPATSYLLTYLSGHSVEFTELCLYTLGNLAVESDAVRKQLLPQGIIPALASCIQSPHVAVLEGLGYVLSQLLQAREAPTKIIPLVLDSVLPQHMLQLVSSNLELGMGVAVEFAWCLHYIVCSHVNNTLLISQGIVSTLVLLLLELASVMSKAATEGLELLICPVLRCLSNLLAEDETEGCKVQIQDERLLVALFLFMQYFLQQHPFLVQECLWLLNNLTADEPIFCSAVLTMDLLPALLQLLSCSRMVTLLAADDFLSQAGLQALEQHQDNPQLQERVRALSETYLQPAAASLISCAGASAAVLPSS from the exons ATGCCAGCGGCCTGGAGGAGCTGCGGGCCCGCCGGcgggagcaggagtcaggtccGGGCCCGACAGAGCCGCCGGGCCGAGGCCTTGGGAACCGGcctgggccctgcaggagccAGTCTTGGGGGGAGCGGTTCTGGAG CTCTGAGGAAGGCCCGGAGGCAGCAGCAGTTGGTCAGTAAGAGACTTCTGCGGGAAGACAGCCTGGTGAATGGAGATGGGCAGGCTGGAGTGGAGATAGCAGTAGAACCTCTGTCTGAGCAGGAG ATTTTGCAGCTGCTGAGGAATGTCCAGAGGGGaacagaggagaggaagaaattGTTGAGTCGCCTTCGACAGGGACTGCAGCACAAAGAGACGCAGCAGAAATTTGtcag GTTGGAGGGCAGCATGCGGGTCCTAATCGGGCTCTTCACCAGCAGCTTGGCCAACGTACAGATGGAGGCAGCTCGCTGTCTGCACGAACTCTCACACTCCTGTGACCCTGCTGTGGCTGAGGCGTGTTTGCCAGCAACCTCCTATCTCCTGACCTATCTCTCAGGACACAGTGTAGAATTCACA GAGCTGTGTTTGTACACGCTGGGGAACTTGGCAGTGGAGAGTGACGCAGTGAGGAAGCAGCTTTTACCTCAAGGCATTATTCCAGCCCTAGCATCCTGTATCCAG TCCCCTCATGTGGCAGTGCTGGAAGGCCTGGGCTACGTCCTGTCGCAGCTCCTGCAGGCCAGGGAAGCTCCCACCAAGATTATACC cttGGTTCTGGACTCGGTTCTCCCCCAGCACATGCTTCAATTGGTTAGCTCCAAcctggagctgggaatgggagtcGCCGTGGAGTTTGCTTGGTGTCTTCATTACATTGTGTGTAG CCATGTGAACAACACGCTGTTAATCTCCCAGGGGATCGTGTCAACCCTGGTGCTGCTCTTGCTAGAACTGGCTTCCGTGATGTCAAAAGCAGCTACTGAGGGCCTGGAGTTG CTTATCTGTCCCGTGCTGCGGTGTCTCAGCAACCTGCTTGCGGAGGATGAGACAGAGGGCTGCAAAGTGCAGATCCAGGATGAGCGCCTCTTGGTGGCTTTGTTTCTCTTCATGCAGTACTTCCTCCAGCAGCACCCGTTCCTAGTGCAGGAGTGTCTCTGGCTTCTCAACAACCTCACAG CTGATGAGCCCATCTTCTGCTCTGCTGTGCTCACAATGGacctgctcccagccctcctgCAGCTCTTGTCCTGTTCCCGGATGGTGACCCTGCTG GCTGCTGACGACTTTCTCAGCCAAGCAGGACTGCAGGCCCTAGAACAGCACCAGGACAACCCCCAACTCCAGGAGCGAGTGAGGGCACTCAGTGAGACATAcctccagccagctgcagcctcTCTGATCTCCTGTGCCGGTGCCTCAGCTGCTGTACTGCCCTCCTCCTAG
- the TMCO6 gene encoding transmembrane and coiled-coil domain-containing protein 6 isoform X5, with product MPAAWRSCGPAGGSRSQILQLLRNVQRGTEERKKLLSRLRQGLQHKETQQKFVRLEGSMRVLIGLFTSSLANVQMEAARCLHELSHSCDPAVAEACLPATSYLLTYLSGHSVEFTELCLYTLGNLAVESDAVRKQLLPQGIIPALASCIQSPHVAVLEGLGYVLSQLLQAREAPTKIIPLVLDSVLPQHMLQLVSSNLELGMGVAVEFAWCLHYIVCSHVNNTLLISQGIVSTLVLLLLELASVMSKAATEGLELLICPVLRCLSNLLAEDETEGCKVQIQDERLLVALFLFMQYFLQQHPFLVQECLWLLNNLTADEPIFCSAVLTMDLLPALLQLLSCSRMVTLLALTVLCNIAEKGPAYCYQLHQKAVLPSLLSTLALSDAQVVGQSLELLHLLFLHLPEAADDFLSQAGLQALEQHQDNPQLQERVRALSETYLQPAAASLISCAGASAAVLPSS from the exons ATGCCAGCGGCCTGGAGGAGCTGCGGGCCCGCCGGcgggagcaggagtcag ATTTTGCAGCTGCTGAGGAATGTCCAGAGGGGaacagaggagaggaagaaattGTTGAGTCGCCTTCGACAGGGACTGCAGCACAAAGAGACGCAGCAGAAATTTGtcag GTTGGAGGGCAGCATGCGGGTCCTAATCGGGCTCTTCACCAGCAGCTTGGCCAACGTACAGATGGAGGCAGCTCGCTGTCTGCACGAACTCTCACACTCCTGTGACCCTGCTGTGGCTGAGGCGTGTTTGCCAGCAACCTCCTATCTCCTGACCTATCTCTCAGGACACAGTGTAGAATTCACA GAGCTGTGTTTGTACACGCTGGGGAACTTGGCAGTGGAGAGTGACGCAGTGAGGAAGCAGCTTTTACCTCAAGGCATTATTCCAGCCCTAGCATCCTGTATCCAG TCCCCTCATGTGGCAGTGCTGGAAGGCCTGGGCTACGTCCTGTCGCAGCTCCTGCAGGCCAGGGAAGCTCCCACCAAGATTATACC cttGGTTCTGGACTCGGTTCTCCCCCAGCACATGCTTCAATTGGTTAGCTCCAAcctggagctgggaatgggagtcGCCGTGGAGTTTGCTTGGTGTCTTCATTACATTGTGTGTAG CCATGTGAACAACACGCTGTTAATCTCCCAGGGGATCGTGTCAACCCTGGTGCTGCTCTTGCTAGAACTGGCTTCCGTGATGTCAAAAGCAGCTACTGAGGGCCTGGAGTTG CTTATCTGTCCCGTGCTGCGGTGTCTCAGCAACCTGCTTGCGGAGGATGAGACAGAGGGCTGCAAAGTGCAGATCCAGGATGAGCGCCTCTTGGTGGCTTTGTTTCTCTTCATGCAGTACTTCCTCCAGCAGCACCCGTTCCTAGTGCAGGAGTGTCTCTGGCTTCTCAACAACCTCACAG CTGATGAGCCCATCTTCTGCTCTGCTGTGCTCACAATGGacctgctcccagccctcctgCAGCTCTTGTCCTGTTCCCGGATGGTGACCCTGCTG GCTCTGACTGTGCTGTGTAACATTGCCGAGAAAGGCCCTGCCTACTGCTACCAGCTGCACCAGAAGGCTGTGCTGCCCTCGCTGCTCAGCACCCTTGCTCTTTCCGATGCCCAGGTGGTGGGCCAGAGTCTAGAGCTGCTACATCTCCTCTTCCTGCACCTGCCAGAG GCTGCTGACGACTTTCTCAGCCAAGCAGGACTGCAGGCCCTAGAACAGCACCAGGACAACCCCCAACTCCAGGAGCGAGTGAGGGCACTCAGTGAGACATAcctccagccagctgcagcctcTCTGATCTCCTGTGCCGGTGCCTCAGCTGCTGTACTGCCCTCCTCCTAG
- the TMCO6 gene encoding transmembrane and coiled-coil domain-containing protein 6 isoform X3 encodes MGWAFGEEVSVQALRKARRQQQLVSKRLLREDSLVNGDGQAGVEIAVEPLSEQEILQLLRNVQRGTEERKKLLSRLRQGLQHKETQQKFVRLEGSMRVLIGLFTSSLANVQMEAARCLHELSHSCDPAVAEACLPATSYLLTYLSGHSVEFTELCLYTLGNLAVESDAVRKQLLPQGIIPALASCIQSPHVAVLEGLGYVLSQLLQAREAPTKIIPLVLDSVLPQHMLQLVSSNLELGMGVAVEFAWCLHYIVCSHVNNTLLISQGIVSTLVLLLLELASVMSKAATEGLELLICPVLRCLSNLLAEDETEGCKVQIQDERLLVALFLFMQYFLQQHPFLVQECLWLLNNLTADEPIFCSAVLTMDLLPALLQLLSCSRMVTLLALTVLCNIAEKGPAYCYQLHQKAVLPSLLSTLALSDAQVVGQSLELLHLLFLHLPEAADDFLSQAGLQALEQHQDNPQLQERVRALSETYLQPAAASLISCAGASAAVLPSS; translated from the exons ATGGGATGGGCCTTTGGGGAAGAGGTGTCCGTTCAGG CTCTGAGGAAGGCCCGGAGGCAGCAGCAGTTGGTCAGTAAGAGACTTCTGCGGGAAGACAGCCTGGTGAATGGAGATGGGCAGGCTGGAGTGGAGATAGCAGTAGAACCTCTGTCTGAGCAGGAG ATTTTGCAGCTGCTGAGGAATGTCCAGAGGGGaacagaggagaggaagaaattGTTGAGTCGCCTTCGACAGGGACTGCAGCACAAAGAGACGCAGCAGAAATTTGtcag GTTGGAGGGCAGCATGCGGGTCCTAATCGGGCTCTTCACCAGCAGCTTGGCCAACGTACAGATGGAGGCAGCTCGCTGTCTGCACGAACTCTCACACTCCTGTGACCCTGCTGTGGCTGAGGCGTGTTTGCCAGCAACCTCCTATCTCCTGACCTATCTCTCAGGACACAGTGTAGAATTCACA GAGCTGTGTTTGTACACGCTGGGGAACTTGGCAGTGGAGAGTGACGCAGTGAGGAAGCAGCTTTTACCTCAAGGCATTATTCCAGCCCTAGCATCCTGTATCCAG TCCCCTCATGTGGCAGTGCTGGAAGGCCTGGGCTACGTCCTGTCGCAGCTCCTGCAGGCCAGGGAAGCTCCCACCAAGATTATACC cttGGTTCTGGACTCGGTTCTCCCCCAGCACATGCTTCAATTGGTTAGCTCCAAcctggagctgggaatgggagtcGCCGTGGAGTTTGCTTGGTGTCTTCATTACATTGTGTGTAG CCATGTGAACAACACGCTGTTAATCTCCCAGGGGATCGTGTCAACCCTGGTGCTGCTCTTGCTAGAACTGGCTTCCGTGATGTCAAAAGCAGCTACTGAGGGCCTGGAGTTG CTTATCTGTCCCGTGCTGCGGTGTCTCAGCAACCTGCTTGCGGAGGATGAGACAGAGGGCTGCAAAGTGCAGATCCAGGATGAGCGCCTCTTGGTGGCTTTGTTTCTCTTCATGCAGTACTTCCTCCAGCAGCACCCGTTCCTAGTGCAGGAGTGTCTCTGGCTTCTCAACAACCTCACAG CTGATGAGCCCATCTTCTGCTCTGCTGTGCTCACAATGGacctgctcccagccctcctgCAGCTCTTGTCCTGTTCCCGGATGGTGACCCTGCTG GCTCTGACTGTGCTGTGTAACATTGCCGAGAAAGGCCCTGCCTACTGCTACCAGCTGCACCAGAAGGCTGTGCTGCCCTCGCTGCTCAGCACCCTTGCTCTTTCCGATGCCCAGGTGGTGGGCCAGAGTCTAGAGCTGCTACATCTCCTCTTCCTGCACCTGCCAGAG GCTGCTGACGACTTTCTCAGCCAAGCAGGACTGCAGGCCCTAGAACAGCACCAGGACAACCCCCAACTCCAGGAGCGAGTGAGGGCACTCAGTGAGACATAcctccagccagctgcagcctcTCTGATCTCCTGTGCCGGTGCCTCAGCTGCTGTACTGCCCTCCTCCTAG
- the TMCO6 gene encoding transmembrane and coiled-coil domain-containing protein 6 isoform X1 encodes MPAAWRSCGPAGGSRSQVRARQSRRAEALGTGLGPAGASLGGSGSGALRKARRQQQLVSKRLLREDSLVNGDGQAGVEIAVEPLSEQEILQLLRNVQRGTEERKKLLSRLRQGLQHKETQQKFVRLEGSMRVLIGLFTSSLANVQMEAARCLHELSHSCDPAVAEACLPATSYLLTYLSGHSVEFTELCLYTLGNLAVESDAVRKQLLPQGIIPALASCIQSPHVAVLEGLGYVLSQLLQAREAPTKIIPLVLDSVLPQHMLQLVSSNLELGMGVAVEFAWCLHYIVCSHVNNTLLISQGIVSTLVLLLLELASVMSKAATEGLELLICPVLRCLSNLLAEDETEGCKVQIQDERLLVALFLFMQYFLQQHPFLVQECLWLLNNLTADEPIFCSAVLTMDLLPALLQLLSCSRMVTLLALTVLCNIAEKGPAYCYQLHQKAVLPSLLSTLALSDAQVVGQSLELLHLLFLHLPEAADDFLSQAGLQALEQHQDNPQLQERVRALSETYLQPAAASLISCAGASAAVLPSS; translated from the exons ATGCCAGCGGCCTGGAGGAGCTGCGGGCCCGCCGGcgggagcaggagtcaggtccGGGCCCGACAGAGCCGCCGGGCCGAGGCCTTGGGAACCGGcctgggccctgcaggagccAGTCTTGGGGGGAGCGGTTCTGGAG CTCTGAGGAAGGCCCGGAGGCAGCAGCAGTTGGTCAGTAAGAGACTTCTGCGGGAAGACAGCCTGGTGAATGGAGATGGGCAGGCTGGAGTGGAGATAGCAGTAGAACCTCTGTCTGAGCAGGAG ATTTTGCAGCTGCTGAGGAATGTCCAGAGGGGaacagaggagaggaagaaattGTTGAGTCGCCTTCGACAGGGACTGCAGCACAAAGAGACGCAGCAGAAATTTGtcag GTTGGAGGGCAGCATGCGGGTCCTAATCGGGCTCTTCACCAGCAGCTTGGCCAACGTACAGATGGAGGCAGCTCGCTGTCTGCACGAACTCTCACACTCCTGTGACCCTGCTGTGGCTGAGGCGTGTTTGCCAGCAACCTCCTATCTCCTGACCTATCTCTCAGGACACAGTGTAGAATTCACA GAGCTGTGTTTGTACACGCTGGGGAACTTGGCAGTGGAGAGTGACGCAGTGAGGAAGCAGCTTTTACCTCAAGGCATTATTCCAGCCCTAGCATCCTGTATCCAG TCCCCTCATGTGGCAGTGCTGGAAGGCCTGGGCTACGTCCTGTCGCAGCTCCTGCAGGCCAGGGAAGCTCCCACCAAGATTATACC cttGGTTCTGGACTCGGTTCTCCCCCAGCACATGCTTCAATTGGTTAGCTCCAAcctggagctgggaatgggagtcGCCGTGGAGTTTGCTTGGTGTCTTCATTACATTGTGTGTAG CCATGTGAACAACACGCTGTTAATCTCCCAGGGGATCGTGTCAACCCTGGTGCTGCTCTTGCTAGAACTGGCTTCCGTGATGTCAAAAGCAGCTACTGAGGGCCTGGAGTTG CTTATCTGTCCCGTGCTGCGGTGTCTCAGCAACCTGCTTGCGGAGGATGAGACAGAGGGCTGCAAAGTGCAGATCCAGGATGAGCGCCTCTTGGTGGCTTTGTTTCTCTTCATGCAGTACTTCCTCCAGCAGCACCCGTTCCTAGTGCAGGAGTGTCTCTGGCTTCTCAACAACCTCACAG CTGATGAGCCCATCTTCTGCTCTGCTGTGCTCACAATGGacctgctcccagccctcctgCAGCTCTTGTCCTGTTCCCGGATGGTGACCCTGCTG GCTCTGACTGTGCTGTGTAACATTGCCGAGAAAGGCCCTGCCTACTGCTACCAGCTGCACCAGAAGGCTGTGCTGCCCTCGCTGCTCAGCACCCTTGCTCTTTCCGATGCCCAGGTGGTGGGCCAGAGTCTAGAGCTGCTACATCTCCTCTTCCTGCACCTGCCAGAG GCTGCTGACGACTTTCTCAGCCAAGCAGGACTGCAGGCCCTAGAACAGCACCAGGACAACCCCCAACTCCAGGAGCGAGTGAGGGCACTCAGTGAGACATAcctccagccagctgcagcctcTCTGATCTCCTGTGCCGGTGCCTCAGCTGCTGTACTGCCCTCCTCCTAG